The genomic window GCtgagaataaattaataaagaacTGGATTTTACCATGAGCACTTGCCCCAAAAAGACTCAATCCTGTTCTGTTATGTTTGcaataaatcagcatttttaaaaaaaaattaatttggagaTGTGTTCTGTTATTATCTCTTATTTTGGTTGAGGTCAAATATAGCTTCCAATAACCAAACATTTAAGTATTGAAAAGTAGTATTCCAAAGCATAATTTAACTGCTTCATATATAATTAATTGCTAGGGCTGTTATATTGGACTTTGCTTCACTGTTGAACTTCTCCTATACAGAGtatttaatatgtttttcttgATTGTCAGATAGTGTAAGCCTTCTGTGtatttctgttattaaatatttgcattttgtctATGTATTAGTCTCTCCACAGTCCAGCTTTCACACCAAGCTGTTAATAAgcacttttaattttgtttttattttgtttcactttttcagCAATAAATATACACTATATATTCAATATATAGTGGTATGGCACAGCATATAGGTATTATTGGCATGCATTTGCATTACCTtcatacatttcattttttactaTGAATGTATATAAAATTATGATGTCAGTCTAAGCTACCAAATATGTAGTGCTACAAATTTgacagaaaaagtatttcagatatACTGTAAAATCATcgtataaataaaatattcattatttgcACAGGTGGATTAAAATCAATAAATGCCATTTTGTTGTTACAAACTGTCTGATGTAACAACCATCAGCCTGACAGAGGCATACGTTCATATGCAGGCATATTTTTTATGTGGCTCTTTCCAGTAAGGCACCTAAGTCTCTACTGGGTTTAAGAGCTACAATTTTTAAAGATGCCAAGATGATATGATTTCCAAGAAATCATTAGAAATAGCTAATAGTCAGTCATATGTAAAAATGAGTACTaaaatgctgctctgctgaagTTAATAGCAAAAACCACAATGACTTGTAGAGCAAAGCATAGGAGTTTCATTTATCATCATCACCTGGCAGTCAGTCATAGGTTTGAAGATCCATTGCTAGtgcttcagattttatttttcctctaagtATTCCATGCATGTTTTTGGTGTCAATGGGATGTTGTAAGCTGCAAGATGTTTGataaaaaaggcagattttacAAGCAAAGACTCCAGTTACTTGTATAAAGGGTTATATAGTTTTTCTCTTACTTCAGAGTCCTGAGTACTTGTTTTACAAACTGCAGAGTGCCCTCAAATGTATTGACTTCATTGTGGAGTCAGAGTATTTATTGTGTAATGCTGagtcatatattaaaaaaaaaaaaaaaggtattcaCTAGggtggaggaaaaaagtgatGGAGACACTAGCCTCCTCAAACAAAAAGGTCAAATTCATTCTGGGTTATAAgttctttgttgtttgtttttttttttaaacgaaATAAACCATGAGAAATATTGTCAGAAATATATTACATTGTATATGCCACCTtaagacaaaacatttttttttttattcctgctggTGCTCTCCTGCTCTGAAAGGAAACTAGAGTTACCATATGTGTACACATTTAGGCAGAGTGTCTACCCCACAGTTTGTGCGTATGGGATGCATACACAAAGTATATACCCCAGATGCAGCAGTATCTCTAGCACGCTAGAGGGAGCCATTACATTAATTGCAATGaccctccccccgccccccctcCAATTAGCTGAACTGGCATGGAAAAATCGCTGGACATTCTGAGACGTCTTGAAGGTTTGGCAGAAGGCTATAGAATaaggagaggaaagcagagaactCGAGTTACAGTCAAACGAGGTCTCCTGATAGCTCAGAGGCTTATGCTGCTGTTTGTTAAACTTTAAATATTGTACTGCTTTTATAGGGAACTTCTCCAAATATGTGACTTAGCCAAATACGCCAATTTTCATCAGCCAATCTGAAGCCCTcatgcagaaagcaaagcccaTTTTGTAAACATATCCTTTATTTCGTCTGTCTGTCGGTCTCACACAGAAAGTTGGCACATCTGAGAGTAGTGTTTTTCCCCTGCCACTAATATATGTATAGTTTATTTATACACTGCCTTTTAACACAGCATTAGTTCTATAACGGTTAACAGCAGACTTGCACTGTGTAGCAAACTATCCATTTCACAGCTACAAAGAGATCCTTAGGACGGGAAGATGGGTCTGGAAAGAACACTGCTTTGAATTTATAAATTTGCCAGACTTTTTCCAAGTCAAATGATATTTATGGATATAATAACTCAGGGCTGAAGGTTATCTTACTGAGCAAGGCGAAGGAGCAGCTGCCTTAATTGAATCTTTTAAGAGATGCTCCTAAAATAATTCATGAGCGTCTTATAAGTGCTACAGAgtatattttccctttttaaatttatttttctctctttttttcccctttccccctaAATGATTCTTGCTACTTACACGCTGGTCACAAATGGCAGCTTCATGTCGGTACGCACGGGTCGAGACCGGCGCTCCGGCAATCCGAGCACGCACCTTTCCAGCCTCGGTCCTCCCCCCGCAACCACCGCCCCCGGCCGGGAGCCTCCTGCCGCGTCGCTTCGGGCGGGGAGAGGAGCGGGGaatgctgctgccacccccGGCCTCTcacccggggctgccccgcgccgcggccccgcgggcaGCCGGGGGATACTCCCGCACTCGGGACCTGCCCCTCGGGGAGGGGAGACCCTCGCGGGGCGGCTCGGCAGGGCCGGGGCGGAGGTGACGGCGGGGGGTTGTCCTCAtccacacacacccctcccGACATGCATCCTCGGGTCGGCGAATCCCCGGGGTGCTCGGGGACCGCGCAGCGGAGCCAAGTCCTCACCCTCGCAGCGCTTTGGGTGAGTTCGGGGGTGTCGCGccccccctcctttcccacctGTCAACACGGAAGACTTGTTAATACgtctcaaaaaataaataaataagcgggcggggggggggggggagggagatgtagatataaataaataactaacGCGGAGCCGGGAGCGGccgaggggaagggggggcgAGGGGGCTGGTGGCGCTGCGGGGCGCGGCGGCGAGATCCCGCATCCCTCCCGCCCGGCCGGGCCGCTCGCGCGCTGCGCGTCCCCCTCCGAGCCGATCTAATCAATGACACCCAGCGCCCGCCGCAGCCACGCCCCCCacccgcccgccgcccgctaTTGGCCGGCGGAGGCCGGGgccgggcgccgccgccgccgccgatTGGCTGGCGCTGAATCCGTATCAATGTTTAAGCCGCGGCGTGAGGTGAATAGCGGCAGTCGGAGAGTGGAGCTGGGCGAGtgcggcgcggcgcggcggccCCGCGAGTGCTGCAGTGAGGGAGGCGAGGCGgagaggggcggggggggggggggggagagagagggagaaagagagagagagagcgagCGAGCGAGCGCGCGAGGCAAAGCAAAGCGCGGCTCCAACTGTTGAATTTTCTCTGAATTCTCCGCTTACCTGCGGGCGGCTGGTGAAATGGATCTGGTTTATCTGGGATCGGCGTTCGCTCCGCGTGCTGCCTGGCTAAGACTGGCGACCGTCTATTTGCAAGGGGCCACCCATCAATGAGGCAGAgaagaatatttgttttttcttctttttcgTTTGAAAGCCTCCCTACCATACGTTGCAGAATTAACTGTGTACTTTGGGTCCGGACtcaaataaaggagaaaaaaacgGTGCAGAACTGAGACTCGGAACTAGATCTGTGAGCAATGTATTGGGAACCTatatttttattgggttttttcttttaatttgaaagatttctgatttatttcacACATAACACTGAGGAAAGGTGGTTAAAAAcactcagcaaagcaggaatcAGACGCGCCTCTGTGCCAGTGAGTGGATAACAGCCTTGTTTTCCTGATCCTCAGTCTCCCGGAGAAAGAGGTATAGTAAAAGTGTAGCTGGATCCAACacccccccttctttttttttttttccccctctcttcttccctcccccctctCCAAAATATaaatctgattaatttttttcctgtctgtagAGTGAGTCAGAGAAGCGTTAGAAAGAAGCTGCAACTAATGCCTGTGAAGGGAGGAACATGAGGCGATAGTCAATGTGATTTGTTCCGCTGGATCTGACTCATCCAAGCAGATTGAAACACCTGCATTTCTGGATTTgacattcatttatttcaggTTGTTAAAAgaacttgaaataaaattttgctaCCCTTCCCTACTATTTACCTATACACTGTATTTCTGGGAAAGGTGTTTATCGGAGAGGGGCAACGCATCTGGCGTTGCCGCCGCTCTTGTCCCCTGTACCAAGATGCCCAGAGAGACTGTTAAAGCTTTGAAAGGACTGCAAAAAATGCATCACACAGATCGCGGAACTGCATAGGTTTTAATGTAAGCGAATTAGTCGATTAAAAGATCTCCCACTTTATTCATCGCCAGgattgtttttcctcttctcctttcccctaaATGAAGAGGACTAGGCGGCAGTGTCATTGGAAGGAGACGCtgaatagaaagaaaagagaggcaCTTGATAGCGCAGCCCTGTGAATACAtagactgttttccttttaacgAGAGACTAAGaaagagagtgtgtgtgtgtgcgtgtgtggTGGTGgctttggcttttctttctctcccccacagcccctccttcccccctcttgctctctttttttttttttctttttttttttttttttttttaatctatgcGTCCAGCCATGGGTTGCCTGTTGCTTTCCTCTCGGCTGCAGAGAATAGCAAACTGGCATTAAACTGCATCGAGAAAGTGCAGCTCCTCAGACACGCATACGCACACACGCATAGATACACAGAGAGAAAGGATGTGGTAGTGGCGGCGGCTACTGGCCTGTCTTAAAGAAACCCAAATGTGCTGCTGATAAAGCACGGCCTGAGCTTTCTctcaaaatacatatttactgTTAATGATGAAGGTCAGCTGGTGggtttcttaattttttcacCCCAAAAGCACGAGTGGGAGGCTGGTAgtagaaggagagaaaggaaactACAAATCCGGACACTAGTTTTtactggggggaagggggggggagggttgggtttttttgtttgtttgttttttcatgtgttttgttttcccctcttgcCCTGCAGTCCTCGCTCCCACTCCCTTTGATTCGGGAAGGAAACAGTGAGGGTGTACGAGACAGAGAGGGGGGAAATACCGATGGCAGCGAGATGCAGCCCTCCGCCGCAAGCAATGCAAGATTAGATCTCTAAATGCAGCAAAACACTCCCTGAAAACCAACAACCCCGCGGTGCAATCAGACATTTCACTACCTCTCACTGCACACGAAGAGGGCTTCAACAAgctgagacttttttttcccttctgtctctCCTACCCCTCCACTCCATCAATCGCATCGCAAGCGATGAGTAGCAAATAAGCTTTTCTATCTCTTGCTACAGACCTGTGACCACCCTCCTTTCCtatgcatatataaatacacatatttaagaaaaatatttttgatttacaaaaaccaaacaactacTGCCACCGGTTTTTTTATTagtgttattatttttattatcctttGTACATCTGCGGGGATTCAAGGATCAGGAACACATCGCCTGCCCGGAGGAGAAGATCTTTTGcaaattttgtgatttttgaaaCCCTCCCACTGCCAAAGTTGGACAGCCGAAGTAACTGCGAGGGGACTGCAATCACGGCAAGCTCTTGCTGAAACGCTGCCGAAgctgttccctccctcccctcagcccccccgCACACGATTGCTTCCTCCCTCTGAGCTACATGGTCTATTTGCTGCCTCCCATCCTGTGTCTCTGCAGACGTTTTAGAGCAACAGGTTCAGGAACTTGAAATATaggggtggggagagagaagggaaaaaataaaaaaaaaaaaaagaaaaaggaagacaaaaaaagagcCGTCGGAGGAGGAAGAACAACCCCAGCGCAGGAGGCAAAGAACACGGGGACAACCCCGGTCGTCGCTGCAGCCCCGGTCACCTCCACCCCCTGCTCGGGGATGTACCTTTCcatttgttgcttctttttcttctgggcTCCTGCCCTGTCGCTAAAGAACCTGAATTACTCGGtgccagaggagcagggagcgGGCACGGTCATCGGGAACATCGGACGCGATGCGCGGCTGGCGGCAGGCACGGGGGGAGGCGGGATGCTACCTGCGGAGCGTGGCGCTCCCGGTGGCGGCCGCGGCCCCAAGTCCACCTTCCGGGTGCTGGAGAACTCAGCCCCGCACCTCCTGGACGTGGACGGGGAGAGCGGGCTGCTCTACACCAAGCAACGCATCGACCGTGAGGCGCTGTGCAGGCGCAGCGCCAAGTGCCAGTTGTCCCTCGAGGTGTTTGCCAACGACCAGGAGATCTGCATGATCAAAGTGGAGATTCAGGACCTGAATGACAATGCACCATCCTTCCCCTCTGACCAAGTGGATATGGACATCTCGGAAAATGCTGCACCAGGCACCCGCTTCCCCCTCACCAGCGCCCACGACCCAGATGCTGGGGACAATGGTCTGCGCACCTATCTCCTCACCCGTGATGACTATGGCCTCTTCTCCCTTGATGTGAAGTCTCGTGGTGATGGCACAAAGTTTCCAGAGCTGGTCATCCAGAAGCCATTAGACCGTGAGGAGCAGAGTCATCACACCCTGGTACTGACAGCACTGGATGGTGGTGACCCACCGCGTTCAGGCACGGTGCAGATCAATGTGCGCCTCATTGACTCCAATGACAACAGCCCTATCTTTGAGGCAGCCTCCTACGTGGTAGAGCTGCCGGAGAATGCACCCCTAGGCACTGCTGTCATTGACCTCAATGCCACTGATGCTGACGAGGGTACCAATGGAGAGGTGCTCTATTCCTTCAGTGGCTACGCGCCTGAACGCGTCCGTGACCTGTTTAGCATCGACCCACAGAGCGGCCTCATCCGTGTCAAGGGCAACCTGGACTATGAGGAGAGCGGCCTCATTGAGATTGATGTCCAGGCTCGGGACCTGGGGCCCAATCCCATCCCCGCTCACTGCAAGGTCACTGTCCGCCTCATTGACCGCAATGACAATGCTCCCACCATTGGCTTTGTCTCTGTTCGCCAGGGAGCACTGAGTGAGGCTGCCCCACCAGGCACCGTCATTGCCCTGGTGCGGGTCACTGACCGTGACTCAGGAAAGAACGGGCAGCTCCAGTGTCGGGTGCTGGGCGGTGGCGGCGGGCCCGGTGCCGTTCCTTTCACCCTGGAGGAGAACTATGACAACTTCTACACTGTGGTCACTGATCGACCTCTAGACCGTGAGGCACAAGACGAATACAATGTGACCATTGTGGCACGTGATGGGGGCAATCCCCCACTTAACTCCACCAAGTCATTTTCCGTCCGTATCCTTGATGAGAATGACAACCCACCCCACTTCAGCAAGAACCTTTATGTCTTACAGGTGCCTGAGAACAACATCCCTGGAGAGTATTTGGGCTCAGTCTTGGCCCAGGACCCCGACCTGGGCCAAAATGGGACGGTGTCTTATTCCATTTTGCCTGGGCATGTGGGAGATGTCTCTATCTACACCTATGTCTCTGTCAACCCTACAAATGGTGCTATCTATGCCCTGAGGAGCTTCAACTACGAGCAGACAAAGCACTTTGAGTTCCGTGTGCTGGCCAAAGACTCTGGTTCACCCCACCGTGAAAGCAACGCCACAGTGCGTGTTACTGTGCTCGATGTCAACGATAACGCGCCCCTCATTGTCCTTCCTGCCCTCATCAATGACACTGCCGAGCTGCAGGTACCACGCAATGCTGGGGTGGGCTACCCTGTGGGGACCGTCCGCGCCCTGGACAGTGACTTTGGGGAGAGTGGGCGCCTCACATATGAGATTGTGGAAGGCAATGAGGAGCACTTCTTTGAGATGGACCCCACTAGTGGTGAGATACGCACCTTGCATCCCTACTGGGAGGAGCTCAGCCCTGTGGCTGAACTGGTGGTAAAAGTCAGTGACCATGGCAAGCCCAGCCTCTCTGCAGTGGCCAAGCTCATAGTCAGGGCCTTGGCAGGGCCCCTGCCCGAGGCCGGTGAGCCACAGGTGAACGGTGAGCAGCACCGGCGACCACACTGGGACTTGTCACTGCCCCTTATCGTCACGCTGAGCACTGTCTCCATCATCTTGCTGGCTGCCATGATCACTATTGCTGTGAAGTGCAAGCGAGAGAACAAGGAGATCCGCACCTATAATTGTCGCATTGCTGAGTATAGCCACCCTcagctgggaggagggggaggcagtggcgggggaggaggaggcagtggcAGTGGAGGGGGCAA from Chiroxiphia lanceolata isolate bChiLan1 chromosome 2, bChiLan1.pri, whole genome shotgun sequence includes these protein-coding regions:
- the PCDH17 gene encoding protocadherin-17 isoform X5 codes for the protein MYLSICCFFFFWAPALSLKNLNYSVPEEQGAGTVIGNIGRDARLAAGTGGGGMLPAERGAPGGGRGPKSTFRVLENSAPHLLDVDGESGLLYTKQRIDREALCRRSAKCQLSLEVFANDQEICMIKVEIQDLNDNAPSFPSDQVDMDISENAAPGTRFPLTSAHDPDAGDNGLRTYLLTRDDYGLFSLDVKSRGDGTKFPELVIQKPLDREEQSHHTLVLTALDGGDPPRSGTVQINVRLIDSNDNSPIFEAASYVVELPENAPLGTAVIDLNATDADEGTNGEVLYSFSGYAPERVRDLFSIDPQSGLIRVKGNLDYEESGLIEIDVQARDLGPNPIPAHCKVTVRLIDRNDNAPTIGFVSVRQGALSEAAPPGTVIALVRVTDRDSGKNGQLQCRVLGGGGGPGAVPFTLEENYDNFYTVVTDRPLDREAQDEYNVTIVARDGGNPPLNSTKSFSVRILDENDNPPHFSKNLYVLQVPENNIPGEYLGSVLAQDPDLGQNGTVSYSILPGHVGDVSIYTYVSVNPTNGAIYALRSFNYEQTKHFEFRVLAKDSGSPHRESNATVRVTVLDVNDNAPLIVLPALINDTAELQVPRNAGVGYPVGTVRALDSDFGESGRLTYEIVEGNEEHFFEMDPTSGEIRTLHPYWEELSPVAELVVKVSDHGKPSLSAVAKLIVRALAGPLPEAGEPQVNGEQHRRPHWDLSLPLIVTLSTVSIILLAAMITIAVKCKRENKEIRTYNCRIAEYSHPQLGGGGGSGGGGGGSGSGGGKGKKKKISKNDIMLVPSEGEDSRGPLNVMNVVSSPSLATSPMYFDYQTRLPLSSPRSEVMYLKPASNNLTVPQGHVGCHTSFTGQGTNASEAPPSRMSIIQTDNFPAEPNYMGSRQQFVQSSSTFKDPERASLRDSGHGDSDQADSDQDTNKGSCCDMSVREALKMKTTSTKSQPLEQAFPTLLSFAILTLHTITSRLQSVDLLLSEQQGRGQRPIVGICGPARCEDGKFSVTSMMPREQKWKVSRY
- the PCDH17 gene encoding protocadherin-17 isoform X1 — encoded protein: MYLSICCFFFFWAPALSLKNLNYSVPEEQGAGTVIGNIGRDARLAAGTGGGGMLPAERGAPGGGRGPKSTFRVLENSAPHLLDVDGESGLLYTKQRIDREALCRRSAKCQLSLEVFANDQEICMIKVEIQDLNDNAPSFPSDQVDMDISENAAPGTRFPLTSAHDPDAGDNGLRTYLLTRDDYGLFSLDVKSRGDGTKFPELVIQKPLDREEQSHHTLVLTALDGGDPPRSGTVQINVRLIDSNDNSPIFEAASYVVELPENAPLGTAVIDLNATDADEGTNGEVLYSFSGYAPERVRDLFSIDPQSGLIRVKGNLDYEESGLIEIDVQARDLGPNPIPAHCKVTVRLIDRNDNAPTIGFVSVRQGALSEAAPPGTVIALVRVTDRDSGKNGQLQCRVLGGGGGPGAVPFTLEENYDNFYTVVTDRPLDREAQDEYNVTIVARDGGNPPLNSTKSFSVRILDENDNPPHFSKNLYVLQVPENNIPGEYLGSVLAQDPDLGQNGTVSYSILPGHVGDVSIYTYVSVNPTNGAIYALRSFNYEQTKHFEFRVLAKDSGSPHRESNATVRVTVLDVNDNAPLIVLPALINDTAELQVPRNAGVGYPVGTVRALDSDFGESGRLTYEIVEGNEEHFFEMDPTSGEIRTLHPYWEELSPVAELVVKVSDHGKPSLSAVAKLIVRALAGPLPEAGEPQVNGEQHRRPHWDLSLPLIVTLSTVSIILLAAMITIAVKCKRENKEIRTYNCRIAEYSHPQLGGGGGSGGGGGGSGSGGGKGKKKKISKNDIMLVPSEGEDSRGPLNVMNVVSSPSLATSPMYFDYQTRLPLSSPRSEVMYLKPASNNLTVPQGHVGCHTSFTGQGTNASEAPPSRMSIIQTDNFPAEPNYMGSRQQFVQSSSTFKDPERASLRDSGHGDSDQADSDQDTNKGSCCDMSVREALKMKTTSTKSQPLEQAFPTLLSFAILTLHTITSRLQSVDLLLSEQQGRGQRPIVGICGPARCEDGKFSEQEECVNCTDECRVLGHSDRCWMPQFPAASQAENADYRTNLFVPTVEANVETETYETVNPTGKKTFCTFGKDKREHTILIANVKPYLKAKRALSPLLQEVPSASSSPTKTCIEPCTSTKGPLDGCEVKSGALAEPSSQYLSTDSQYLSPSKQSKDTSFIASDQMARAFADVHSRVSRDSSEMDSVLEQLDRSARDLGRESVDAEEVVREIDKLLQDCRGSDPVAIRK
- the PCDH17 gene encoding protocadherin-17 isoform X3; its protein translation is MYLSICCFFFFWAPALSLKNLNYSVPEEQGAGTVIGNIGRDARLAAGTGGGGMLPAERGAPGGGRGPKSTFRVLENSAPHLLDVDGESGLLYTKQRIDREALCRRSAKCQLSLEVFANDQEICMIKVEIQDLNDNAPSFPSDQVDMDISENAAPGTRFPLTSAHDPDAGDNGLRTYLLTRDDYGLFSLDVKSRGDGTKFPELVIQKPLDREEQSHHTLVLTALDGGDPPRSGTVQINVRLIDSNDNSPIFEAASYVVELPENAPLGTAVIDLNATDADEGTNGEVLYSFSGYAPERVRDLFSIDPQSGLIRVKGNLDYEESGLIEIDVQARDLGPNPIPAHCKVTVRLIDRNDNAPTIGFVSVRQGALSEAAPPGTVIALVRVTDRDSGKNGQLQCRVLGGGGGPGAVPFTLEENYDNFYTVVTDRPLDREAQDEYNVTIVARDGGNPPLNSTKSFSVRILDENDNPPHFSKNLYVLQVPENNIPGEYLGSVLAQDPDLGQNGTVSYSILPGHVGDVSIYTYVSVNPTNGAIYALRSFNYEQTKHFEFRVLAKDSGSPHRESNATVRVTVLDVNDNAPLIVLPALINDTAELQVPRNAGVGYPVGTVRALDSDFGESGRLTYEIVEGNEEHFFEMDPTSGEIRTLHPYWEELSPVAELVVKVSDHGKPSLSAVAKLIVRALAGPLPEAGEPQVNGEQHRRPHWDLSLPLIVTLSTVSIILLAAMITIAVKCKRENKEIRTYNCRIAEYSHPQLGGGGGSGGGGGGSGSGGGKGKKKKISKNDIMLVPSEGEDSRGPLNVMNVVSSPSLATSPMYFDYQTRLPLSSPRSEVMYLKPASNNLTVPQGHVGCHTSFTGQGTNASEAPPSRMSIIQTDNFPAEPNYMGSRQQFVQSSSTFKDPERASLRDSGHGDSDQADSDQDTNKGSCCDMSVREALKMKTTSTKSQPLEQEQQGRGQRPIVGICGPARCEDGKFSEQEECVNCTDECRVLGHSDRCWMPQFPAASQAENADYRTNLFVPTVEANVETETYETVNPTGKKTFCTFGKDKREHTILIANVKPYLKAKRALSPLLQEVPSASSSPTKTCIEPCTSTKGPLDGCEVKSGALAEPSSQYLSTDSQYLSPSKQSKDTSFIASDQMARAFADVHSRVSRDSSEMDSVLEQLDRSARDLGRESVDAEEVVREIDKLLQDCRGSDPVAIRK
- the PCDH17 gene encoding protocadherin-17 isoform X2; protein product: MYLSICCFFFFWAPALSLKNLNYSVPEEQGAGTVIGNIGRDARLAAGTGGGGMLPAERGAPGGGRGPKSTFRVLENSAPHLLDVDGESGLLYTKQRIDREALCRRSAKCQLSLEVFANDQEICMIKVEIQDLNDNAPSFPSDQVDMDISENAAPGTRFPLTSAHDPDAGDNGLRTYLLTRDDYGLFSLDVKSRGDGTKFPELVIQKPLDREEQSHHTLVLTALDGGDPPRSGTVQINVRLIDSNDNSPIFEAASYVVELPENAPLGTAVIDLNATDADEGTNGEVLYSFSGYAPERVRDLFSIDPQSGLIRVKGNLDYEESGLIEIDVQARDLGPNPIPAHCKVTVRLIDRNDNAPTIGFVSVRQGALSEAAPPGTVIALVRVTDRDSGKNGQLQCRVLGGGGGPGAVPFTLEENYDNFYTVVTDRPLDREAQDEYNVTIVARDGGNPPLNSTKSFSVRILDENDNPPHFSKNLYVLQVPENNIPGEYLGSVLAQDPDLGQNGTVSYSILPGHVGDVSIYTYVSVNPTNGAIYALRSFNYEQTKHFEFRVLAKDSGSPHRESNATVRVTVLDVNDNAPLIVLPALINDTAELQVPRNAGVGYPVGTVRALDSDFGESGRLTYEIVEGNEEHFFEMDPTSGEIRTLHPYWEELSPVAELVVKVSDHGKPSLSAVAKLIVRALAGPLPEAGEPQVNGEQHRRPHWDLSLPLIVTLSTVSIILLAAMITIAVKCKRENKEIRTYNCRIAEYSHPQLGGGGGSGGGGGGSGSGGGKGKKKKISKNDIMLVPSEGEDSRGPLNVMNVVSSPSLATSPMYFDYQTRLPLSSPRSEVMYLKPASNNLTVPQGHVGCHTSFTGQGTNASEAPPSRMSIIQTDNFPAEPNYMGSRQQFVQSSTFKDPERASLRDSGHGDSDQADSDQDTNKGSCCDMSVREALKMKTTSTKSQPLEQAFPTLLSFAILTLHTITSRLQSVDLLLSEQQGRGQRPIVGICGPARCEDGKFSEQEECVNCTDECRVLGHSDRCWMPQFPAASQAENADYRTNLFVPTVEANVETETYETVNPTGKKTFCTFGKDKREHTILIANVKPYLKAKRALSPLLQEVPSASSSPTKTCIEPCTSTKGPLDGCEVKSGALAEPSSQYLSTDSQYLSPSKQSKDTSFIASDQMARAFADVHSRVSRDSSEMDSVLEQLDRSARDLGRESVDAEEVVREIDKLLQDCRGSDPVAIRK
- the PCDH17 gene encoding protocadherin-17 isoform X4 produces the protein MYLSICCFFFFWAPALSLKNLNYSVPEEQGAGTVIGNIGRDARLAAGTGGGGMLPAERGAPGGGRGPKSTFRVLENSAPHLLDVDGESGLLYTKQRIDREALCRRSAKCQLSLEVFANDQEICMIKVEIQDLNDNAPSFPSDQVDMDISENAAPGTRFPLTSAHDPDAGDNGLRTYLLTRDDYGLFSLDVKSRGDGTKFPELVIQKPLDREEQSHHTLVLTALDGGDPPRSGTVQINVRLIDSNDNSPIFEAASYVVELPENAPLGTAVIDLNATDADEGTNGEVLYSFSGYAPERVRDLFSIDPQSGLIRVKGNLDYEESGLIEIDVQARDLGPNPIPAHCKVTVRLIDRNDNAPTIGFVSVRQGALSEAAPPGTVIALVRVTDRDSGKNGQLQCRVLGGGGGPGAVPFTLEENYDNFYTVVTDRPLDREAQDEYNVTIVARDGGNPPLNSTKSFSVRILDENDNPPHFSKNLYVLQVPENNIPGEYLGSVLAQDPDLGQNGTVSYSILPGHVGDVSIYTYVSVNPTNGAIYALRSFNYEQTKHFEFRVLAKDSGSPHRESNATVRVTVLDVNDNAPLIVLPALINDTAELQVPRNAGVGYPVGTVRALDSDFGESGRLTYEIVEGNEEHFFEMDPTSGEIRTLHPYWEELSPVAELVVKVSDHGKPSLSAVAKLIVRALAGPLPEAGEPQVNGEQHRRPHWDLSLPLIVTLSTVSIILLAAMITIAVKCKRENKEIRTYNCRIAEYSHPQLGGGGGSGGGGGGSGSGGGKGKKKKISKNDIMLVPSEGEDSRGPLNVMNVVSSPSLATSPMYFDYQTRLPLSSPRSEVMYLKPASNNLTVPQGHVGCHTSFTGQGTNASEAPPSRMSIIQTDNFPAEPNYMGSRQQFVQSSSTFKDPERASLRDSGHGDSDQADSDQDTNKGSCCDMSVREALKMKTTSTKSQPLEQEQEECVNCTDECRVLGHSDRCWMPQFPAASQAENADYRTNLFVPTVEANVETETYETVNPTGKKTFCTFGKDKREHTILIANVKPYLKAKRALSPLLQEVPSASSSPTKTCIEPCTSTKGPLDGCEVKSGALAEPSSQYLSTDSQYLSPSKQSKDTSFIASDQMARAFADVHSRVSRDSSEMDSVLEQLDRSARDLGRESVDAEEVVREIDKLLQDCRGSDPVAIRK
- the PCDH17 gene encoding protocadherin-17 isoform X6, encoding MYLSICCFFFFWAPALSLKNLNYSVPEEQGAGTVIGNIGRDARLAAGTGGGGMLPAERGAPGGGRGPKSTFRVLENSAPHLLDVDGESGLLYTKQRIDREALCRRSAKCQLSLEVFANDQEICMIKVEIQDLNDNAPSFPSDQVDMDISENAAPGTRFPLTSAHDPDAGDNGLRTYLLTRDDYGLFSLDVKSRGDGTKFPELVIQKPLDREEQSHHTLVLTALDGGDPPRSGTVQINVRLIDSNDNSPIFEAASYVVELPENAPLGTAVIDLNATDADEGTNGEVLYSFSGYAPERVRDLFSIDPQSGLIRVKGNLDYEESGLIEIDVQARDLGPNPIPAHCKVTVRLIDRNDNAPTIGFVSVRQGALSEAAPPGTVIALVRVTDRDSGKNGQLQCRVLGGGGGPGAVPFTLEENYDNFYTVVTDRPLDREAQDEYNVTIVARDGGNPPLNSTKSFSVRILDENDNPPHFSKNLYVLQVPENNIPGEYLGSVLAQDPDLGQNGTVSYSILPGHVGDVSIYTYVSVNPTNGAIYALRSFNYEQTKHFEFRVLAKDSGSPHRESNATVRVTVLDVNDNAPLIVLPALINDTAELQVPRNAGVGYPVGTVRALDSDFGESGRLTYEIVEGNEEHFFEMDPTSGEIRTLHPYWEELSPVAELVVKVSDHGKPSLSAVAKLIVRALAGPLPEAGEPQVNGEQHRRPHWDLSLPLIVTLSTVSIILLAAMITIAVKCKRENKEIRTYNCRIAEYSHPQLGGGGGSGGGGGGSGSGGGKGKKKKISKNDIMLVPSEGEDSRGPLNVMNVVSSPSLATSPMYFDYQTRLPLSSPRSEVMYLKPASNNLTVPQGHVGCHTSFTGQGTNASEAPPSRMSIIQTDNFPAEPNYMGSRQQFVQSSSTFKDPERASLRDSGHGDSDQADSDQDTNKGSCCDMSVREALKMKTTSTKSQPLEQEQQGRGQRPIVGICGPARCEDGKFSVTSMMPREQKWKVSRY